gCAGTAATACAATACGTGGAACCtatgttaacaaccacctccgaataaaagccagctgctatataacggccaggcactcaggacccaaatgaacagtttgtgtacaaaacaacctctcagcAAAGGCcgcctctgtataaaggccaaaacattgttccccaaatgtatccgttatagaggggttccactgtacatgtatacacgtcttcgttaatgatattcataatcactTACAATGACATCCGTTAATCCAGAAATTTCATGTACcttatattactagaatgttttgcggaTGAacaacctttgcgaatgagctaaatgagcagaaatgttgaccctttgcgatctagcTATTGCGTtatggcaaggatcgtgtgtatttagtaataatttaggttttgcggattttattgttgcgaattgatcaatcttcgcaaatgtttgatgctcgcaaaacactctagtaatacggtattcgAATGAAATCTGGTCCCTCTCtagcaagagtctactgtactaatATAGTTAggttcacatgtacatgcacaaatcATGCGTATTTACAGAGTCAAACAAGTAGAATGCTCAAGCAGCTGAACAAACGTATGAAAGAGACTGCCTTGCTTGTGCCATCCAAAAAGGTAATCCATAATTTTATGCGtcaagtatatataatactatagtATAGTAAGTATAAtactattgttgttatttctTTTGTTGTGCAGACCAATGAGTTGGTGAAACGCCAGTATAGTCAGGATGTTAAGGCTTTCACTGTGAAATCAACGACACCTATCCAGTATTCTGATCGAAACCGAATTGGGAGGGGCAGTTTTGGATGTGTGTATGCAGTCAACTTGAATGGGACCCCTTGCATTGCTAAGCGTCTACATGACATACTTATGGGGCGGGgaaaacaagaaaatgttACACTGGAGGAAAAGCAAGCATGTCACGAAAATTTGTGTCGCGAATGCGTTTTAATGAGTCAAGCAGAACATCCCAATGTTGTCAAATTCATTGGAGTACAGTTTGGTAAAGATGAGTTTGATCTGATGCTGTTTATGGAACAACTTCACATTGACCTTGCAGTGTACCTCAGCAGTACCTCAGACATGCCCCTTCCTTCAAAGGTCTCAATACTTCACGATGTCTCCTGTGGGCTACTCTATCTTCACGAGGAGTGTTCTATCATCCACCGTGATCTCACAGCTGCCAATATTCTCCTAACAGCTGACAACCGAGCCAAGATAGCCGACCTTGGTGTGTCAAGAATTTTTACAAGATCTTTGTTTCAACTCTCGAAAATTCCTGGTACGCTTCCATACATGCCTCCTGAAGCTCTCCAAGATGGTGCTAAATACGATGAAAGCCTTGACATCTTCTCATTTGGTGTTCTCACTCTTTTTGTTGGGAATCAGATGTCACCTGACCTCTCCTGGGATCATGTGCCCGATGATATACATGCCAAGGGGGAGCAAGAAATCTTCAAGCGAAAAAAGTGGATTGAGATGATGAAACCAAAAGAACCTGAACTAATATCTCTTGTCCTGTGGTGCTTGTCTGATGACCCTAAAAGCCGACCCAGCACTTATTGTGTGAATGTTATCCTTCAAGAAATGAAAATGACTTTTAGTAACTGTTAAACTCTAGACATGAATGAACTTTAACATTACTTGTGTCACTTTAATTGTATATGTATTAGCATTATTTTTCATGAAATGAACAACCTCTAGTGAAAAGTTTTGAATGTgatatagatagatagatagatagataaaTTTTCATTTGAATAGGAATGCTGCATCCACCATAATGGTAGGTTTTCATGCAGGCCCTatataaaagaaaagaaaaaatatAAAACATACATTTAGATAATTAATTCATATATGACAGGTGTTCTCCTAGATTGTGATGTGTAGGGTTTTCAGGGAGGTTTTGAACGACTTTAAGGTGGGGCATGATTTTGAGGATAGCGGGAGACGGTTGTAGTGCAGAGCATAAAGTATAGCattccatgtacatgcatggcagcaaccacaataaattattatgatgatagGTCTATATCTTGAGCTGCTGTATATACGTATCaggagcacatgcatgcatgaggagATGGAGAGCGACTAATtactaagcataattatatagtaataTCGTCTAACCAcatttccttgtttgtaatATAAGTGCTCTGTATAGTAAGGTATCTAATTAGCCCCAacaaactaccgtatagcgggtaattttcgggggacaaaatattcgtggtccacGTGTACAGTAACTGTATAATATACGTACGTATTCCTTCTGTGCGATATCTGTAATTAGGCCAGTGTTCGTCaatgtcttgtttctggttTGGAAATCACTTTACCACTAGTGAGGAGGGAggttatcattattcattattgtgaCATCACTCCTGTAAaaccccatttcctgttaattaaaataACCACACTGGATAtacaataaaaccacaaatatgaaAAAGGAAAATCTTACCTAATCTATGCTGCAATCTATGCTATTTATCATGTGACACACCCACAAGTAGGTGTGGCTAATGAAAATAAtggagtgatgtcataataatgagTTTTTTGATGAGGCAGTGAAATTTGAGGAGGGAGGTaaccagaaacaagacattGATTAACATTGGCCTTATGTGCTGAATTATATAATTTGCACTTCACTGCatgattgatccttgagcagctgtagcagtctaaaGCTCGACAGACAACAcacaaattataattatacctcgctgtgcatgcacatactaaccctaaccctaacccttataattataagcaaatgCATATTAAGTATAACTTATGTTATAGTAATTAATTTGTCATGTCAAAAGCAGTTAATGACTCCGCCTCGTGTCCTGGGTTCAGTATTATAATGGTTGCTATCAGAGCAATAGATAATTGTGGCCTCTTAAGTACGAAATCCGAAAGATTATTGCCTTTTTCTTTATAATCCGGCtccagtatatatagctatgacGTATATAAGACTGCACTCTAGGAATGGAGATTTATATGAAGAAAAGGTAGATTAATCGTTTGGATTTTGATGTCAATTTTCTGAGAGCCAAAAGTTACAATGTGTACCTTGATGGTGAGACGACAAACTTGTCAGGATAGAACACCTTCACTGCTCTGCTTATCAGGTCAGCTATTGTAGTCGACTACAATTACAGTACAACAGTACACTGGCAACACGAGAGTTAAGGTTCGTCCGTTTGGAATCGCTTCCAACTTTTGTACAGAGGGACTCCAAACTAAGTCTTGTTCACCATCACCAAACCATTTTCAACTACTGCATGTTATATACAGATGGAACTCTGAACTACATCTTTAATAGTTAGGAGAGGTTTGCACTTAGCGAACCCTTTTCACAACTGTACATATTAGTAAACATCGATATGATGTATATAGATTGTTTGCTACAGTCTGTTGTAGAAGTGATATTAGGTTTGCAAtgcattgcgcatgtgcagtacaCAATGTCACGTGCTTATTATATAGCAGCTACCGCTTTTCTGTACATGTTCTTGGTATACGTGGTGCAGcgtacatcaaaatttataccctagctacagaaggctaattttccatcttgtggtttcgaagcatgcaataaaaggtcaaaggtgggATCTCTTCTCACAAGCTGGTTTGTCTGTGGCGCGATAGCTCAAAAGCATGAAGCTAGTGGTGGTGTATAAACCCAGGGGCGCGAGGGTGAACTCgatcagtatacatgtaaaacatataACCCCATGTGCTGTTTTAATTTATGACCTTTTGACATTGGCTTACCCCCTCTGGACTAAACCAGTCTATCCTtagactcgctggccagtCCTACATTTGCAAGGGAATGTAacagattggagttatgctctcgtccgcgttcttgtttctacgctttttggtgttccCCCGgccaatttttcacattgcaaatgtttttgtgggtctTAATGTTATAGTTCAAACATGCAgatcttgcatgcatgtgttctatGGAAGATGGTGGACACTTTTATAAGTTTTATCAGGAGTTCTCTGGTTTTACAATTAGTTATATCTTATCTTAATTGGTACACTCATAACACTTAGTAGAAAGTCTGTTATTCATAGATATAGCTTAGATGCATTGTTGCAGGGATGCCTGAAGATATTATACTTCAAAGTAGAGTTTGTAAAAGGATTTCTGTTTACCACTAAAGTGATAAAACTCCAAAAATAGTCTGGTAATGCTTGTGACAAACACACAAGCAGAAATTGTTCTCATAGCTCAATAGGAACTATGCTAACAGCACTACCTTCAAAACCAATCAAATACATAAACATAGAACCTACTAAAATAGGTGGCTCAAAATATTCAAGTTTTGGGACACTATAGGTCTTGTCTAGTGATCCATCTCTGGTCATTAGACGGTACACCACTGTGCCGTTTTGATGGATGAAGTAGGTGTGGCCATCAGGGTGGATGGAGGGTGGGGTGACTGATCCAAGTGAGGAGTTGCCAAATTTTTCCGATTGCCAACGAAGGGAACCACTAGGAGTCAGAGAGAACATCTGGTTGCCGCAACTGtgcgtatgtacatgtatgtgcatggaAACCAGAGTGTAATATTACTTTGGTCAGTCAAACTCCTGACGCTTTtcagaataccgtatagcgggtaattttcgtggggtaaaatattcgctattttcgtgggcaggctgacctccacaaaattttatcgtaggcgtggcttatctgaacgtaggaattccgtgcagccacgagactaaacgaaatttttactcatgAAAACTACcatttctcgagttgaacgaattttttaccccacgaaacttacccactatacggtagtattATAGCTTGTAAATCAAATGCACATGTATTCTTGAATCACCTGAAATACACACATCCTTGTTGATCGACCACTGGTCCACTCAGCCCACCAGCCCCTCTGTCACACCATCCATCATCATTGTATAGCAGGCCGCCTGTGGTCAGGTTGACCAGGAACAGTGCTCCCTTGCTGCCCTCACTTCCGGAGTTACTGCCATACAGAATGCCAACACTGCAAGAGGGTCTGGAGTTTGACTCACATGCAAAACAAACAAGTATACATGGACAATACTATACTAGGTATACGCACACGCATGATTAGCCTCGCGCAGAGTTGCATTTAAGTACAATTTTAGGAGAAAGAAGGAGAGCTTGCTAGAGAGTATAGAGAATGAGAAATAGCAAATACATATACATTTTTGGTTAGAATCAGTCTCTCAAGAACTCTACTATCTCGAGTAGTAGTGTCGTTGTTGGCTTTGACTCTTATAATAGCTACAGCCTAAGCTATAGCTCTTCAAGCTAGTACGTAGCTTTTAttctctgcataattatgccaatagTAGATCAGTTTGGAGGTAATAAAGATTAACCgaatgtagccacacccaattCTGCATTCCTGAGCGtgacatacataattatacatacatacatacatacatacatacatacatacatacatacatacatacatacaaaggTTTTCTGAGATACGATGCAGTATTAGTTGCCTCGCGCTAAGGCGCTCGGCAATTATTGTTAGAGTAGCTTGGTAACAtgaatataataattgtgaatataattaaatATAATTACTAGAGCACTGCACCTTGAGAATGCAAACAGTGCTCCTGCTGTGAACCCCAAATCAGTATACCACTGAAGGTGGGGGAAAGGAAGTGGACCTGTGCATGAGAGAGGAAAATGATTTGAGACAAGACATTCTGTACAGTCAATCCTGATATAGTATAAAAATTTGAATTTATCACCCGACTGATcattactgtatatacaccACCTTGAGCTGCAGTGTCGTAAGCATAAAGTCGTCCTTTCCCTTCAAAACCA
This genomic stretch from Halichondria panicea chromosome 16, odHalPani1.1, whole genome shotgun sequence harbors:
- the LOC135349707 gene encoding uncharacterized protein LOC135349707, giving the protein MDKDISYFRGCMEDSKNYEKSIKEMIDTMAAEKKALIDENEQLKSENSDLKTQLETEQATPADVQANIEKSETICQTLKGGLGECQSLISRFQDGLAAFQTDYKLLTKVTEERDRLKSETIHQRKTIATSQDSFEQFRQQSERNFEEVNNRCEQQINQRIQQESQTSRMLKQLNKRMKETALLVPSKKTNELVKRQYSQDVKAFTVKSTTPIQYSDRNRIGRGSFGCVYAVNLNGTPCIAKRLHDILMGRGKQENVTLEEKQACHENLCRECVLMSQAEHPNVVKFIGVQFGKDEFDLMLFMEQLHIDLAVYLSSTSDMPLPSKVSILHDVSCGLLYLHEECSIIHRDLTAANILLTADNRAKIADLGVSRIFTRSLFQLSKIPGTLPYMPPEALQDGAKYDESLDIFSFGVLTLFVGNQMSPDLSWDHVPDDIHAKGEQEIFKRKKWIEMMKPKEPELISLVLWCLSDDPKSRPSTYCVNVILQEMKMTFSNC